Proteins encoded together in one Macadamia integrifolia cultivar HAES 741 chromosome 8, SCU_Mint_v3, whole genome shotgun sequence window:
- the LOC122086354 gene encoding uncharacterized protein LOC122086354: MASMASPLTRHGNCFRKFGNGYNGHSPVSRIAASQQQPPQQPQPEQRKANNQMSRREIVLRSSEIAAIGAILNLSGTKPSYLGVQKNPPALALCPATKNCISTSEDVSDLTHYAPPWNYNPEDGRGRKKPVGREEAMAELVQVIESTKPDKFTPRIAERKDDYIRVEYESPILGLVDDVEFWFPPGKKSIVEYRSASRLGNFDFDYNRKRIKTLRLELEKKGWASEGTF, translated from the exons ATGGCTTCCATGGCATCACCTCTCACCAGACATGGCAACTGCTTTCGCAAGTTTGGTAATGGCTACAATGGTCACTCTCCTGTTTCTCGAATCGCCGCTTCTCAGCAGCAGCCTCCGCAACAACCACAGCCGGAGCAGAGGAAAGCGAACAACCAAATGAGTCGACG GGAGATTGTGTTGAGGAGCAGCGAAATCGCAGCCATCGGGGCTATCCTTAATTTAAG TGGGACAAAACCCAGTTACCTTGGTGTGCAGAAGAATCCTCCAGCACTTGCCCTGTGTCCAGCAACAAAAAATTGTATTTCAACTTCAGAGGATGTCAGTGATCTCACCCACTATGCTCCACCATG GAACTATAATCCTGAAGATGGACGTGGGCGGAAAAAGCCTGTTGGCAGAGAAGAAGCAATGGCCGAGCTAGTCCAAGTG ATAGAATCAACGAAACCAGATAAATTTACCCCACGTATAGCGGAGAGGAAAGATGATTACATACGAGTAGAGTATGAAAGCCCCATACTGGGA CTTGTAGATGATGTTGAGTTTTGGTTCCCACCTGGTAAGAAATCAATAGTTGAGTATCGATCTGCATCTCGCCTGGGAAACTTCGATTTTGATTACAATAGAAAGAGGATCAAG ACCTTGCGCTTGGAGTTAGAGAAGAAAGGATGGGCTTCAGAGGGCACCTTCTAA
- the LOC122085788 gene encoding protein cornichon homolog 4-like encodes MFGGFFSWLLFFFLLIALVCLIVYQLICLADLEFDYINPYDSARRINSVVLPEFVTQGVLSILFLITGHWVMFLLCVPYLYYNFRSYTQKQHFVDITEIFNMLNWEKKLRLFKLAYVIILLCLTLFWMIYSVLEDDE; translated from the exons ATGTTCGGAGGGTTTTTCTCATGGCTCTTGTTCTTTTTCCTCCTAATCGCTCTGGTCTGCCTTATCGTCTACCag CTCATTTGCTTAGCAGATCTAGAGTTTGATTATATCAACCCTTATGATTCAGCAAGGCGGATAAACAGTGTGGTTTTGCCAGAGTTTGTCACACAAGGAGTCCTATCCATCCTCTTTCTCATAACAGGGCACTGGGTTATGTTTCTGTTGTGTGTTCCATACCTTTACTATAATTTCAGAAG TTATACACAGAAGCAGCATTTTGTGGACATTACCGAGATCTTCAACATGCTCAACTGGGAGAAGAAGCTACGGCTTTTTAAGCTGGCATATGTTATTATCCTGCTCTGCCTAACTTTATTCTG GATGATTTATAGCGTATTGGAAGACGATGAGTAA
- the LOC122087588 gene encoding uncharacterized protein At4g22758-like codes for MHRPESYPGIPRRIRGILEPSVSGGSTSSENGYQKLTKVLVNVTVERSLGPVHVLLSPEKTVEDLIKAALDVYLKEKRRTSLTESDPHCYELHYSQFALESLNPKEKLINLGSRNFFLCSKRTNPVNSSSSEQTKKASANK; via the exons ATGCATCGGCCGGAGAGCTACCCTGGGATCCCCCGCAGAATCCGTGGCATTCTCGAACCATCCGTCTCCGGCGGCTCTACTTCGTCGGAAAATGGTTACCAGAAGCTAACGAAGGTTCTCGTCAATGTCACGGTCGAACGGAGCTTGGGACCTGTTCATGTCCTGTTGTCGCCGGAGAAAACTGTCGAAGATCTGATTAAAGCTGCTTTAGATGTTTActtgaaagagaagagaagaacgtCTTTGACTGAATCCGATCCTCACTGTTACGAGCTTCATTACTCCCAATTCGCCTTGGAAA GTTTGAATCCGAAGGAGAAACTGATAAATTTGGGATCGAGAAATTTCTTTTTATGTTCAAAGCGGACAAACCCAGTCAATTCATCCTCTTCCGAACAAACGAAGAAGGCATCTGCTAACAAGTAA